From a single Macrobrachium rosenbergii isolate ZJJX-2024 chromosome 9, ASM4041242v1, whole genome shotgun sequence genomic region:
- the LOC136842139 gene encoding uncharacterized protein → MGVSAVGGHAHSGKVVGEELASSPPPIDASHLQDHGERRLRLVQCGSWSLTDAEMHYATIELEMLAIVWCLKEKILPYLFIAVWHAGKSLCIPDALSQDQPQALEAIKCQAKQTVLWPGIESNITNTVRSCESCQILQPSLQQGPLMSGDTLTRPFESISADFFTVAGKSFLVIFNRLSGWPVVIPCKVILPPLTPSGFFFSFLATFGKLVFFFTSGPMEDQSSPTLNSRIYEVLGARHVVISPHYPQSNSNVKAAVKPIKHLLLTIAPSSNIDRDVFD, encoded by the exons ATGGGAGTAAGTGCTGTGGGTGGCCATGCCCACAGTGGGAAGGTTGTGGGAGAGGAGCTTGCCTCTTCACCCCCACCA ATAGATGCCTCACACCTGCAAGACCATGGTGAGAGACGCCTACGTCTTGTTCAATGTGGCTCTTGGTCTCTTACCGATGCAGAGATGCATTATGCCACCATTGAGCTTGAGATGCTAGCCATAGTCTGG TGCCTGAAGGAGAAGATTTTGCCCTATCTCTTCATAGCTGTGTGGCACGCTGGCAAGTCGCTTTGCATTCCTGATGCTTTGTCTCAAGACCAA CCACAGGCTTTGGAAGCCATCAAGTGCCAAGCAAAGCAGACGGTGTTGTGGCCTGGTATTGAATCCAACATTACCAACACAGTCAGAAGTTGTGAGTCATGCCAGATATTGCAGCCATCCCTACAACAAGGACCTTTAATGAGTGGTGACACCCTCACAAGGCCCTTTGAGTCCATCTCAGCAGACTTCTTCACTGTTGCAGGGAAGTCCTTCCTCGTCATATTCAACCGACTCTCAGGATGGCCTGTTGTCATCCCTTGCAAAGTGATACTGCCACCTCTAACCccatcaggattttttttttcttttcttgctacTTTTGGGAAGTTGGTGTTCTTCTTCACCTCAGGACCAATGGAGGACCAGAGTTCACCAACACTGAATTccagaatttatgaagtgttggGGGCTCGACATGTGGTAATTTCTCCACATTACCCACAATCAAATAGTAATGTCAAGGCTGCTGTGAAGCCAATCAAGCACCTGCTCTTAACAATAGCACCATCCAGCAACATTGATCGTGATGTGTTTGACTGA